A genomic segment from Daphnia pulex isolate KAP4 chromosome 5, ASM2113471v1 encodes:
- the LOC124193466 gene encoding compound eye opsin BCRH1-like has protein sequence MATNVTAMAQQQPFNPWVLPDSFTVYAFAPEEIRSFLHPHWQTQKAPHPMIYYLFGILYLVIGVMATSGNFMVLRILGSFPALRTPANMLVMNLAVSDFLLMITLLPEACYNFFTGGPWRFGDLGCQIHAFCGALCGYSQITTLVLISWDRYNVIVKGFNAAPLTFGKASSLIILSWLWSFGWSVCPLVGWGYFAMDGMLGTCSFDGVTTDMNNKTHILATTLAIYVIPVIIIISCYYFIVRAVFHHEDELRQQAKKMNVTSLRSNSDQQAVSAEIRIAKVACINVTLWVLAWTPFTVVCMLGTWGDTSKITPLICELPVILAKTSCVYNPIIYALSHPKYRECLKELYPWLCIVVETKKSGRHGGDDQSTNSTKTEASGTTQG, from the exons ATGGCGACTAACGTGACCGCAATggctcagcagcagccgttcAACCCATGGGTACTTCCCGACTCTTTCACCGTCTACGCCTTCGCGCCGGAAGAGATCCGCAGTTTCCTTCATCCGCATTGGCAAACCCAGAAAGCTCCGCACCCAATGATCTACTATCTATTCGGAATCCTCTATTTGGTCATTG GCGTGATGGCTACTTCTGGAAACTTCATGGTACTGAGAATCTTGGGAAGCTTTCCGGCATTGAGAACACCGGCCAATATGCTCGTGATGAACCTGGCAGTTTCCGATTTCCTTTTGATGATCACTCTTCTACCTGAGGCAtgctacaactttttcactggAGGACCGTGGCGTTTTGGCGATTTAGGTTGCCAGATTCACGCCTTTTGCG GTGCCTTGTGTGGATACAGCCAAATTACGACTCTGGTTCTCATTTCGTGGGATCG GTACAACGTCATCGTCAAAGGATTCAACGCTGCCCCGTTGACTTTTGGAAAGGCATCGTCACTTATCATTTTGAGCTGGTTGTGGTCCTTTGGTTGGTCTGTGTGTCCACTAGTTGGATGGGGCTACTTCGCCATGGACGGGATGCTGGGAAc GTGCTCTTTCGATGGTGTAACCACCGATATGAACAACAAGACCCACATTCTGGCCACTACCCTTGCTATCTACGTCATtcccgtcatcatcatcatcagctgcTACTATTTCATCGTCCGTGCTGTTTTCCACCACGAAGATGAATTGCGTCAGCAAGCCAAAAAGATGAACGTCACTTCGCTGAGGAGCAACAGCGACCAGCAGGCTGTTTCGGCTGAAATCCGCATTGCTAAAGTCGCTTGCATTAACGTGACGCTTTGGGTATTGGCCTGGACTCCGTTCACCGTTGTTTGCATGCTGGGCACCTGGGGAGACACTTCCAAGATCACTCCTTTGATTTGCGAACTCCCCGTTATTTTGGCGAAGACTTCCTGCGTTTACAATCCCATCATCTACGCCCTATCGCACCCTAAATATCGAGAG TGCTTGAAAGAACTCTATCCATGGCTGTGTATTGTTGTTGAGACCAAAAAAAGCGGCAGACACGGCGGCGACGATCAATCGACTAACTCGACTAAAACGGAAGCTTCCGGAACAACCCAGGGTTGA
- the LOC124193467 gene encoding uncharacterized protein LOC124193467, with protein sequence MANPPVSTWTLDVCKGRQKVVRSRITGCHTRINHIVTAGLSRRDAEKLLADARVLLGELETIHDRVIELVDDNDVLTQQNNQHQLYAQTIDNCSALVEDYLLLRRDDASSVAVETPDQIARRQELETAYQRLRDARAEVAAAEQAIIDLGGDVLPTDGSELNPSDSASQVGAKPTKKIEFYPAEAPDAWIDTYLAGKERPIVREKGAKSSVNVQLEVYTGRALDWFSWISMWFALVHITSKTPSEKLAILKNYLKGDLADIVHGHGGGEAGYKEVLQRLKSTCGSRKVIRAAHLRELDRMEAPRNDPQSFKRFSERVRTHLFNLSVIGETGHVDIIERLSLKLQLTDRLAWNNGRGGEIDNRNINDFGRWLTARATDYQNAYAIADDQQRPANGGNRNDRQQPSQVPNRFQQPQQQRRSARTHHGASSSQKNHGSTEQKEKKPTEPHCFKCEGSHRLEDCTFFKDLPISDRLTFTQRRGLCYGCFGVRHGFMNCTLKKECGIDGCKLSHHKFLHKENGPVERNARPHTLRSDRRQIAFKMLRLDALDADGEMVPVNILMDDGSDSTLIREGLTRRLRLTGQRQTLFVGGVGEESSVHVNSEYLELQLKTSAGETVSIQGSTIPSITKPVPVMEWEKLRGRWSHMEDLPPLRDCGGRVDILIGLDHAALITASESRFGKDDEPTASKTRLGWTLQGAVATSGGPDIVRIHHVQTSADSTLQLAEQVKRFCDTESFGTEFQSECMTAEHRRAVTKLEAETEKLDVGYAAPVLWIDDIPPEIPDSRRTAELRMKSMRNKFARESGDYETYYRAAMEKNFSEGYARRLTPEEIQQRPTKYFLPHFGVPKKAGRPELRLVFDAAAKSNGKCLNDFVTSGPALQNPLPAVLIRFREGEIGWSADIGAMFSRIRLKDADRPYHRFLWPEVDGTISTCEMTRVTFGVTCSPYVAIRTTWRAADDAGPEMKEAADDVREDIYVDDYLASTSRLEDAVRRATGVNKVLADGDFHLGHWVSNSSQLLSAVQPDSDNGTTVKTQVRSISDDPELILGIVWNPSTDHLGFRVKVSSVNYTRVGLLAQVAGLFDPLGTAAPMTVKAKIKLRELGVKGLQWEDPVVGDEKEWWEEYFQKIGRLKEIELPRCLFPKAEEIVRTELHTFADASEEACAASCYTRVVYQDGRVLVRHIKTATKLAPLKTVSVCKLELNAGLMGARLAKFVQTALKRKMDCRYFWTDSSTVRNWVRAVSSHYQVYVSHRIGEIQTLTEPHEWRFVPGRLNPADAATRSQMEEEEIPSWWLDGPPFLYEEEPAWPKDLPWMAAKEELRSVHVHLNSTAVESPIVFNWKDVKISAQDIPALIRLEGEFLNLVKQSQREVYSEELKRLQQTKPLRSTSPLLPLTPFLDESGVLRLGGRLSRAKLPYDVMHPPLLSGKHPLSRMIIRAFHDSMHHLGTDFVLSHVRQHFWVTGGRELVKRVRNECVPCRRFRPKAALQMMADVHRARLGAGHPPFTYTSVDYFGPIDVTHGRGTAKRWGVLFTCMVTRAVYVDIAISLSASDFLMVLRRFISVYRKPAHMFSDNGTNLTGAERLLRVELDRLKDDSVLTTELKALRIEWFFQPAQTPHFGGSHESLVRSVKNAFYAALDQEKSVLRTPSDEVLRTLLFEVSGLLNSRPLTYCSSDPDDFRALTPNDFLNRAPVADLPAGDFNKALPRDHYGYVQRITNFFWDVWRGSFLQSMTSRKKWRTPARNFAVGDFILDDWKNAPRGRWRTGKIVKVYPGADGLVRAADVEFSTGILRRGTNQLALLEACSPDPAEDATESGSGENGAAI encoded by the coding sequence atggccAACCCTCCAGTATCAACATGGACATTGGATGTCTGCAAAGGACGACAAAAGGTTGTCCGTTCCCGCATCACTGGCTGTCACACTCGCATCAACCACATCGTGACAGCTGGATTATCTCGTCGTGATGCTGAGAAGCTTCTAGCTGACGCAAGAGTCCTTTTGGGCGAATTGGAAACGATTCACGATCGCGTTATCGAGTTGGTAGACGACAACGACGTCTTGacccaacaaaataatcaacatCAGCTGTATGCCCAAACCATCGACAACTGCTCAGCTTTAGTGGAAGATTATCTGCTCCTACGCCGAGACGATGCTTCATCAGTTGCTGTCGAGACCCCAGACCAGATTGCACGTCGACAGGAATTGGAGACCGCATATCAGCGTCTACGAGATGCCCGAGCAGAAGTCGCAGCTGCTGAACAGGCCATCATTGATCTAGGAGGAGATGTTTTGCCTACAGACGGATCGGAGTTGAACCCATCCGACTCCGCGTCGCAAGTCGGAGCCAAGCCGACCAAGAAGATTGAATTTTATCCAGCGGAAGCCCCTGATGCTTGGATTGATACGTATCTAGCCGGAAAGGAGAGACCGATTGTTCGTGAGAAGGGAGCCAAATCTTCGGTCAACGTTCAGCTGGAGGTTTATACGGGCCGCGCACTTGATTGGTTCTCTTGGATAAGTATGTGGTTCGCGCTGGTCCACATTACGAGCAAGACTCCGAGCGAGAAGCTGGCcatattgaaaaattatttgaagggCGACCTAGCTGACATCGTACATGGCCATGGAGGAGGGGAAGCTGGATACAAGGAGGTTCTACAGCGATTGAAGAGCACGTGTGGGAGTCGGAAGGTGATTCGAGCGGCCCATCTGCGGGAATTGGATCGGATGGAGGCGCCGCGTAATGACCCGCAGTCTTTCAAACGCTTTTCTGAACGTGTGCGAACTCATCTCTTCAACCTGTCGGTGATTGGTGAGACGGGCCACGTTGACATCATCGAGAGACTGTCCCTCAAGCTGCAGCTTACCGATCGTTTGGCCTGGAACAATGGACGGGGAGGCGAAATCGATAATCGGAACATCAACGATTTTGGCCGCTGGTTGACGGCTAGAGCAACGGACTATCAGAATGCTTATGCAATTGCGGATGACCAGCAACGGCCGGCGAACGGAGGAAATAGGAACGACCGTCAACAACCATCCCAGGTGCCAAATAGATTCCAGcaaccacagcagcagagaagaagTGCACGCACTCATCATGGAGCATCAAGCTCCCAGAAGAATCATGGCTCGACTGagcagaaagagaagaaaccgACTGAACCACACTGCTTTAAATGTGAAGGATCACACCGCCTTGAAGACTGTACCTTTTTCAAGGACCTTCCCATCAGTGATAGACTGACCTTTACACAACGTCGAGGATTGTGTTATGGCTGCTTCGGCGTCCGGCATGGCTTCATGAATTGCACACTCAAGAAGGAGTGTGGCATCGACGGATGTAAGCTGTCCCATCATAAATTTCTCCACAAGGAGAATGGTCCGGTAGAAAGAAATGCCCGGCCTCACACTCTACGTTCCGACCGACGACAAATAGCATTCAAGATGCTCCGCCTGGACGCGCTCGACGCCGACGGGGAGATGGTGCCTGTGAACATTTTGATGGATGATGGAAGCGATTCAACTCTCATTCGCGAGGGGCTGACGCGTCGACTCCGGCTTACTGGCCAGCGGCAGACCTTATTTGTAGGTGGCGTCGGTGAAGAATCCTCCGTCCATGTAAATTCAGAGTACCTGGAGTTGCAGTTAAAGACGTCGGCGGGAGAGACAGTGTCGATCCAGGGATCTACTATCCCCTCCATCACCAAACCAGTACCGGTCATGGAGTGGGAGAAACTACGCGGACGATGGAGCCATATGGAAGACTTGCCGCCGCTTCGAGACTGTGGTGGACGTGTCGACATATTGATTGGATTAGACCATGCCGCACTCATCACAGCGAGTGAATCTCGATTCGGAAAAGATGACGAGCCGACTGCTTCCAAGACTAGACTGGGATGGACACTGCAAGGAGCGGTAGCGACCAGTGGTGGACCCGATATCGTCCGGATTCATCATGTACAGACCTCAGCTGATTCCACTCTTCAACTCGCCGAACAAGTCAAACGGTTTTGTGATACGGAGTCATTTGGCACCGAATTCCAATCGGAATGCATGACGGCTGAACATCGGAGGGCGGTGACCAAATTGGAAGCGGAGACTGAAAAGCTGGACGTAGGATATGCAGCCCCGGTGCTTTGGATTGACGACATCCCTCCTGAGATTCCCGATAGCCGCCGCACGGCGGAATTAAGAATGAAGAGTATGCGGAATAAATTTGCCCGCGAATCAGGAGACTACGAGACCTACTACCGTGCAGCCATGGAGAAAAACTTTAGCGAAGGCTACGCCAGACGGCTCACGCCGGAAGAAATCCAGCAGCGCCCGACGAAGTATTTTCTCCCGCACTTTGGAGTGCCAAAAAAGGCTGGGCGGCCTGAGTTACGTCTCGTATTCGATGCTGCTGCAAAGTCGAACGGCAAATGTTTAAATGACTTTGTCACCAGTGGTCCGGCACTGCAGAACCCCTTGCCGGCCGTGTTGATCCGTTTCCGGGAAGGAGAGATTGGCTGGTCAGCCGATATTGGCGCAATGTTTAGCCGGATTCGTTTGAAAGATGCTGACCGTCCGTACCACCGATTCTTATGGCCCGAGGTGGATGGAACCATATCGACATGTGAGATGACCAGGGTGACTTTCGGAGTGACGTGCTCGCCCTACGTCGCCATACGAACCACTTGGCGCGCAGCAGACGATGCTGGACCGGAAATGAAAGAGGCGGCCGATGACGTGCGAGAAGACATCTACGTCGACGATTACCTGGCCTCGACTAGCAGACTTGAGGATGCCGTAAGAAGAGCCACAGGTGTAAATAAGGTACTAGCAGACGGCGATTTCCACCTGGGGCACTGGGTGTCCAATAGCAGCCAACTTTTATCAGCAGTCCAGCCGGATTCGGATAATGGGACCACTGTCAAGACCCAAGTGCGCAGCATTAGTGATGACCCAGAGTTGATCCTTGGAATTGTGTGGAATCCTTCTACTGATCATCTGGGATTCCGAGTGAAAGTGTCCAGTGTGAACTACACCAGAGTGGGGTTACTTGCCCAAGTGGCTGGTTTGTTCGACCCCTTGGGCACGGCCGCCCCGATGACTGTTAAAGCCAAGATTAAATTGCGGGAATTGGGCGTGAAAGGACTTCAGTGGGAAGATCCAGTGGTTGGTGACGAAAAGGAGTGGTGGGAAGAATATTTCCAGAAGATCGGACGTTTGAAGGAGATCGAGCTGCCCCGCTGTCTCTTCCCAAAGGCGGAAGAAATAGTCCGGACCGAATTGCACACTTTCGCGGACGCGTCGGAAGAGGCGTGTGCCGCGTCCTGCTACACCCGTGTGGTTTATCAGGATGGCCGAGTGCTGGTCCGGCACATCAAGACAGCGACGAAGCTTGCTCCTTTGAAAACAGTTTCCGTTTGTAAACTAGAGCTCAACGCTGGGCTCATGGGCGCCCGTCTGGCTAAGTTTGTCCAAACGgccctgaaaagaaaaatggattgcCGATACTTCTGGACCGACAGCAGCACGGTCCGGAATTGGGTCCGGGCCGTGTCCTCCCACTACCAAGTTTATGTCAGCCACCGGATCGGTGAAATTCAAACCCTCACTGAGCCTCACGAATGGCGCTTCGTTCCTGGACGTTTAAATCCGGCCGACGCTGCTACCCGATCgcagatggaagaagaagagatcccAAGTTGGTGGTTAGATGGTCCGCCTTTCCTTTATGAAGAGGAGCCGGCCTGGCCGAAGGACTTGCCATGGATGGCCGCAAAGGAAGAACTCCGGTCTGTCCACGTCCATCTGAATTCCACAGCCGTGGAGTCGCCGATCGTGTTCAATTGGAAAGACGTCAAGATCTCAGCCCAAGATATTCCGGCCCTAATCCGGTTGGAAGGAGAATTTCTGAATCTCGTGAAACAGAGTCAACGGGAAGTTTATTCTGAAGAGCTGAAAAGATTGCAGCAGACGAAGCCGCTCCGCTCGACCTCGCCGTTGCTGCCGCTCACACCTTTTCTGGACGAATCTGGAGTATTGCGACTTGGAGGTCGGCTAAGCCGGGCCAAGTTGCCCTACGATGTCATGCACCCTCCATTATTGTCCGGAAAACATCCGCTTTCTCGGATGATCATCCGAGCGTTTCACGACAGCATGCATCACCTTGGCACTGATTTTGTATTATCTCACGTGCGACAACATTTTTGGGTGACGGGCGGACGAGAATTGGTTAAACGTGTCCGCAATGAATGTGTGCCATGCCGTCGATTTCGTCCGAAAGCAGCTCTGCAAATGATGGCCGACGTCCATCGAGCTCGCCTGGGCGCCGGTCATCCCCCTTTCACTTACACGTCGGTGGACTATTTCGGACCAATAGACGTGACACACGGGCGTGGAACAGCAAAGAGATGGGGCGTACTTTTCACGTGCATGGTGACCAGAGCAGTTTATGTAGACATTGCAATTTCCCTCTCCGCCAGTGATTTTTTAATGGTGCTCCGACGTTTTATATCAGTGTATCGAAAGCCGGCGCATATGTTCTCGGACAATGGCACGAACTTGACTGGCGCTGAACGTTTATTACGTGTGGAGTTGGATCGGCTGAAAGATGACAGTGTGCTGACAACGGAGTTGAAAGCGCTCCGGATCGAATGGTTTTTCCAACCAGCGCAAACACCACATTTTGGTGGCTCACATGAGTCATTAGTACGATCAGTGAAAAACGCTTTCTACGCCGCGTTGGATCAAGAGAAGAGTGTATTGCGTACACCCAGTGACGAAGTTCTGCGCACTCTTCTTTTTGAAGTTTCCGGATTGTTAAATTCTCGGCCTTTGACTTATTGCAGCTCCGACCCGGACGACTTTCGTGCGTTAACCCCAAACGATTTCCTTAATCGAGCTCCTGTAGCTGATTTACCGGCCGGAGATTTTAACAAGGCCCTTCCGCGTGATCATTATGGATACGTCCAGAGAATAACTAATTTCTTCTGGGACGTGTGGCGCGGATCTTTCCTGCAGTCGATGACCAGCCGGAAGAAATGGAGAACACCCGCGCGGAACTTTGCCGTCGgtgatttcattttggatGATTGGAAGAATGCTCCGCGCGGGCGTTGGAGAACCGGCAAGATCGTCAAGGTCTACCCCGGTGCTGACGGATTAGTCCGAGCAGCAGATGTGGAATTCTCCACCGGAATACTTCGCCGAGGGACTAATCAGCTGGCTCTACTGGAAGCGTGCTCGCCGGATCCAGCGGAAGATGCGACAGAATCCGGCTCGGGGGAGAATGGAGCCGCGATTTAG
- the LOC124194067 gene encoding compound eye opsin BCRH2-like, with amino-acid sequence MATNVTAMAQQQPFNPWVLPDSFTVYAFAPEEIRSFLHPHWQTQKAPHPMIYYLFGILYLVIGVMATGGNYMVLRILGSCPALRTPSNMLVMNLAVSDFLLMITLLPEACYNFFTGGPWRFGDLGCQIHAFCGAICGYSQITTLVLISWDRYNVIVKGFNAAPLTFGKASTFIILSWLWSFGWSVCPLVGWGYYAMDGMLGTCSFDGVTTDMSNKTHILATTLAIYVIPVIIIISCYYFIVRAVFHHEDELRQQAKKMNVTSLRSNSDQQAVSAEIRIAKVACINVTLWVLAWTPFAAVCMLGTWGDTSKITPLICELPVILAKTSCVYNPIIYALSHPKYRECLKDLYPWLCIVVENKKGKKHGGDDQSTNSTKTEDSGTTQG; translated from the exons ATGGCGACTAACGTGACCGCAATggctcagcagcagccgttcAACCCATGGGTACTTCCCGACTCTTTCACCGTCTACGCCTTCGCGCCGGAAGAGATCCGCAGTTTCCTTCATCCGCATTGGCAAACCCAGAAAGCTCCGCACCCAATGATTTACTATCTATTCGGAATCCTCTATTTGGTCATTg GCGTTATGGCTACCGGTGGAAACTACATGGTATTGAGAATCTTGGGTAGCTGCCCGGCACTGAGAACACCGTCAAATATGCTCGTGATGAACCTGGCAGTTTCCGATTTCCTTTTGATGATCACTCTTCTACCTGAGGCAtgctacaactttttcactggAGGACCGTGGCGTTTTGGCGATTTAGGCTGCCAGATTCACGCCTTTTGCG GTGCAATATGTGGATACAGCCAAATCACAACTCTAGTTCTCATTTCGTGGGATCG GTACAACGTCATCGTCAAAGGATTCAACGCTGCCCCGTTGACTTTTGGAAAGGCATCAACTTTTATCATATTGAGCTGGTTGTGGTCCTTTGGTTGGTCTGTATGTCCGCTAGTTGGATGGGGTTACTACGCCATGGACGGGATGCTGGGAAC GTGTTCTTTCGATGGTGTAACCACCGATATGAGCAACAAGACCCACATTCTGGCCACTACCCTTGCTATCTACGTCATTCCCGTCATCATTATCATCAGCTGCTACTATTTCATCGTCCGTGCTGTTTTCCACCACGAAGATGAATTGCGTCAGCAAGCCAAAAAGATGAACGTCACTTCGCTGAGGAGCAACAGCGACCAGCAGGCTGTTTCGGCTGAAATCCGCATTGCTAAAGTCGCTTGCATTAACGTGACGCTTTGGGTATTGGCCTGGACTCCGTTCGCTGCCGTTTGcatgttgggtacctggggaGACACTTCCAAGATCACTCCGTTGATTTGCGAACTGCCAGTTATTTTGGCAAAGACTTCCTGCGTTTACAATCCCATCATCTATGCCCTATCGCATCCTAAATATCGAGAG TGTTTGAAGGACCTATACCCATGGCTGTGCATCGTtgttgaaaacaagaaaggcaAAAAGCATGGTGGTGATGACCAATCGACAAACTCGACTAAAACGGAAGATTCCGGAACAACCCAGGGATAA
- the LOC124194064 gene encoding compound eye opsin BCRH2-like isoform X1 — MELSNNVTAMAQQQPFNPWSLPDTFTIYNFAPEEIRSFLHPHWHNQKAPHPMMYYFFGIIYLVIGTVAIGGNWMVLRILGSFPALRTPANMLVMNLAVSDFLLMISLIPECVYNFFSGGPWQFGDLGCQIHAFCGAICGYSQITSLVIISYDRYNVIVKGFNGAPLTFSKAVMLITFTWIWAFGWAVCPLVGWGYYAMDGMLGTCSFDGLTTDMSNKTHILASTIFLFVLPIFVIVGCYYFIVRAVFHHEDELRQQAKKMNVTSLRSNSDQQAVSAEIRIAKVAVINVTLWIMAWSPFAVVCMLGTWGDASRITPLVCELPVILAKTSCAYNPVIYALSHPKYRECLKELYPWLCIVTEGPTKTSKHGGDNQSTGSTKTEASSATTST; from the exons ATGGAGCTCTCTAATAACGTGACGGCCATGGCGCAACAGCAACCTTTCAACCCCTGGTCTCTTCCGGATACCTTCACCATCTACAACTTCGCTCCGGAAGAGATCCGCAGCTTCCTCCATCCTCACTGGCATAACCAGAAAGCCCCTCATCCCATGATGTATTACTTCTTCGGTATCATCTACTTGGTCATTG GTACTGTGGCAATTGGGGGCAACTGGATGGTTCTGAGAATCTTGGGAAGCTTTCCGGCATTGAGAACACCGGCCAATATGCTCGTGATGAACTTGGCCGTCTCCGACTTCTTGCTGATGATTTCCCTCATTCCGGAATGCgtttacaatttcttttcgGGTGGACCTTGGCAATTTGGTGATCTTGGCTGCCAGATTCATGCTTTCTGCG GTGCTATTTGCGGATACAGTCAAATTACCTCTCTGGTTATCATCTCCTATGATAG gTACAATGTCATCGTCAAAGGTTTCAACGGAGCTCCattgacattttcaaaagcAGTGATGCTCATCACATTCACTTGGATCTGGGCTTTTGGATGGGCTGTGTGTCCACTAGTAGGATGGGGCTACTACGCCATGGACGGAATGCTGGGCAC GTGTTCATTTGATGGACTGACCACCGATATGAGCAACAAAACCCACATTCTGGCCTCAACTATCTTTCTATTCGTCCTTCCCATCTTCGTAATTGTTGGCTGTTACTATTTCATCGTCCGTGCTGTCTTCCACCACGAAGATGAATTGCGTCAGCAAGCCAAAAAGATGAACGTCACTTCACTGAGGAGCAACAGCGACCAGCAGGCTGTTTCAGCAGAAATCCGCATCGCTAAAGTCGCCGTCATTAACGTCACTCTGTGGATCATGGCCTGGAGTCCGTTCGCGGTGGTTTGTATGCTGGGAACTTGGGGAGACGCGTCTAGAATCACTCCGCTAGTTTGCGAACTCCCCGTCATTCTGGCTAAAACTTCTTGCGCTTACAACCCTGTCATCTACGCTCTTTCACATCCTAAATATCGAGAG TGCTTGAAAGAGCTCTACCCGTGGCTGTGTATCGTCACCGAAGGCCCGACGAAGACCAGTAAACACGGAGGCGACAATCAGTCGACTGGTTCGACCAAAACAGAAGCTTCCTCAGCAACAACTTCAACATGa